AGGCTTGGCTTCATTCGGAGTGGCGGTCTTGGGGGCTTCATTCGAACCACCCTGCTGTTGATTGGACATAGTATTTCCTTTCGAGAAAATCGCTTCAGTAAGTTTTGGTAAGTCTTTCTACTTTTGAGAGATGGCCATCAAAAAATAATCCACAAGTAGCAATCGAAGCTTTATTTCAGAATTGCTGTTCTTGAAGTTCTTCTCCGGCTAGGAATGCAGATGCTTCAGCACACCGACTTTTCCGTCGTCGTGAAGAATAAGGCTCGGCTGCCGAGGCCCTGGCGATGGGAAATCTATCGAGCCGGACGCCGTACTCCGATTGGACATTCCGACGTTTATTTTGAAACCGCGAGTGAAGCCAAACAGGCCGGACAAAAAGCTTTGAAGCTGCTTCTCAGCGAGTTTCCTGAGTAACGCCACATTGGCCCACCCGCTTATTCTTCGGCCCGCTCGTTTATTCTTCGCAATTCATCTTGGAACACTCATACGGTCGCGGTCAGATCCGATGAACGATCGTCAGCGCACCATACGGAACAAAAAAAGCCGGACGATAAAGGCATACGTCAGCTTACGGCAGTCGCGCCAGCGGCAGCACATGATCACGCGTCAGCGGCGCGAGATGCAGTTGCGACAGCATGGCGGCATCGGCCCAAACCGCCTCTTCGATCTCGGCCTGCGGCATGACGGGACCGGCAACATCGAGCGCATAGACCGCGGCCCGCACGCGAAAGCCGGGCTCGTTCGCCGCCGGTGCGTCGAACAGGCCGAGCGGCCGCACGCTCTCGGCGACAACCTGACAACCCAGCTCTTCATCGATCTCACGCATCAGCGCCGCAACATCGTTCTCGCCGGCATCGCGCTTGCCGCCCGGCTGCATGAAGGCCGCCGTACCGCGCTTTCGCACCAGCAGCAGCCGCCCCGCTTCGTCGCGAATAAGCGCAGCGACGATACTGATGACCTTCTCACTCACTCTCGCCCTCCTGCCCGAACAGACCGAATTGCGCCGGATCGCGTGGCGGCTCGGCAAGCCCGAGATGTTTGAATGCGTGCCCGGTGAGCAGACGCCCGCGCGGCGTGCGCTGCACGAAACCCTTCTGGATCAGGAACGGCTCGATGATGTCCTCGATGGCGTCGCGCGGTTCCGACAACGCCGCGGCGATGGTCTCGACGCCGACCGGCCCGCCGCCGTAATTGCGCGCAATCATCGTCAGATAACGCCGGTCCATCGCATCGAGCCCGGCATTGTCGACCTCCAGCGCGCTCAGCGCCTTGTCAGCGACCACGCGGTCGATCGCCTTGTTGCCGTCGACATGGGCGAAGTCACGCAGCCGCCGCAGCAGACGTCCGGCAATGCGCGGGGTGCCGCGCGAGCGGCGCGCGATCTCGTTGGCGCCGTCCTTGGTGATGCCGACGCCGAGCACGCGCGCACCGCGCGTGACGATCAGTTCCAGTTCGGCTTCGGTGTAGAAATTCAGCCGCACCGGAATGCCGAAACGATCGCGCAGCGGATTGGTAAGGAGGCCTGCGCGCGTGGTCGCGCCGACGAGCGTGAATTTCGACAATTCGATCTTCACCGAACGCGCCGCCGGACCTTCGCCGATGATGAGATCGAGCTGGAAATCCTCCATCGCCGGATAGAGCACTTCTTCCACCTGCGGATTGAGACGATGGATCTCGTCGATGAACAGGACATCGCGCTCTTCGAGATTGGTGAGCAAAGCGGCGAGGTCACCGGCCTTGGAAATCACCGGACCGGAGGTCGCGCGGAAATTCACGCCGAGTTCACGCGCGACGATCTGCGCCAGCGTGGTCTTGCCGAGACCGGGCGGGCCGACGAACAGCACATGATCGAGCGCTTCTTTCCGCGCTTTCGCGGCGCTGATGAAGATATCGAGATTGGCGCGCGCCTTTTCCTGGCCGATGAAATCGCCAAGCTTCAGCGGCCGCAGCGATGTGTCGGTGTCATCGTCTTCGCGCTTTTCGGGTGAAACAAGGCTGCGCTCGGTCGCCAAAATCAGGTGCCCCGCGAATATTTGTTCGGCAGCAATTCGCCGATCGACACCGCTGACGGCTCCGGCCCGTTCGGCACGATCACCCGTGCCTTGGCATCGTAATCGTGAATGAGTTCGCGGCACGAACCGCAGGGGGACACCACCTTGATATTCTGATCGGCCTCATACGGCCGTGGATGGCGGACAGCGACGATGGTCTCGATGCCCTTATCGCCACCTTCGGTGATCGAGCGGCCGATGGCGATGGCTTCCGCACACACCGCCATACGGCCGAGATAGGCATCGATATTCACGCCGGTGATGATGCGACCGTCGCGTGTGCGCATCGCTGCACCCACCTCCTGCCAGTCATTGCGATAGCGGTTCTTGATCGCCTCGCTCGCGGCGGCGATCAGTTCCTGATCTTCTTCACTCAGTTTCGACACGCCTGCACCTTGTACAATGTCATTTGGCACAATATCACTTCGCCAGTTCCTTCAGCCCGAAGCGGATCAGCTTCGCTGTGTCCGCCCCCTCGCCCGCGCCGCGCGAAGCGGCGGCGATCGCGGCGGCCGCCTGCGGCTGACCATAGCCCAGATTGACCAGTGCCGAGATGGCATCGCGCACCGGCTGCGGCGCGCGGTGGTCGTCCATGTCGCCTGATAATTTCACAACGGCCGGATCGACATCGCCGAAGGCCGGCACTTTTTCCTTCAATTCCGTCACAATGCGTTCGGCCACCTTGGCGCCGACGCCGGGCGTGCGCGAGATCGCCGCCTTGTCGCGCAGCGCAATGGCATTCGCAAGATCGGACGGCCGCAGCGTGCTGAGCACCGCCAGCGCCACCTTCGCGCCGACCCCCTGCACCGTCTGCAGCAGTCGGAACCATTCGCGCTCCACCTCGCTCGCAAACCCGAACAGCCGGATCTGATCCTCGCGCACATGCGTCTCGATCGACAGCGTCGTCGCCTCGCCCGGCGACGGCAGCGATTGCAGCGTCCGGGCCGAACAATGGACCTGATAGCCGACGCCATGCACGTCGACGATCACATAGTCTTCACCGTAAGAATCGATAGTGCCTTTGAGCTTGCCAATCATCGCTGTTCAGGATGCGAACCATGTCGCCGTTTTTGGGGCATCGGAATCCGGGCCACAGCCGTCATGTTTTTCAGGCTCCGACCACGCGCAATTCGGCCCGTGCGCGATGGTGCGCATGGGTGATGGCGATCGCCAGTGCGTCGGCCGCATCGTGCGAGCGAGGATTGGCTTTCGGCAGCAATACGTCGATCATCATGCGGATCTGCGCCTTCTCGGCGTGACCGGCGCCGACCACAGTCTTCTTCACGAGGTTCGGTGCGTACTCCGCGACCGCGAGGCCGGCGCGCGCCGGGATCAGCATGGCGATGCCGCGCGCCTGGCCAAGCTTCAGGGTCGCGGCGCCATCGCGATTGACGAAGGTCGCCTCCACCGCTGCCTCGTCGGGTGCGAACTCCTCGACCACCCTCGCCAGGCCATCGTGGATCGCCACCAGCCGTTCGGCCAAAGCGGCGCGCTCATGCGTCTCGACGGAACCGCAGGCGAGAAACACCAGCTTGTTGCCCTCGCAGGCGATCACGCCCCAGCCGGTACGGCGGAGACCGGGATCGATGCCGAGAATGCGAATCGGGCGCTTCATGCTGCCGCTCTGATAGCACGCCGGACGCATGGAAGGCGCGCGTCGCAGGCCCTCACAGCCCCCAGGCCGGCCTGATAAGCAGTTTTTTGCCGGGGGTTCCGTGATCGAATTACCTAATCTAGCGACGTTTTCCACTGTCATGGCCGAACCGCGCTTCATCGCTGGCGTCGGTGCCGCCGTGCTCGCCGGCATCGTGCGCGGTTTTTCCGGCTTCGGCTCGGCGCTGATCTATGTGCCGCTGATGGCGGCGATCTACGATCCGAAGATCGCGACGGTCTCGTTCGTGATCGCCGACTATCTCAGCATGTCGCCCTATTTTGTGCAGGCCTTCCGCAAGTGCCATTGGCGTGACGTGCTGCCTGCCTTCCTCGCTGCCGCAACCACCGTGCCTTTGGGCACGATGCTGCAGAAGACTGCCGATCCGATCGCCTTGCGCTGGGGCATGGCCGCCTTCGTCACGCTGTTCGTGGTGCTGCTGGCGGCCGGATGGCGCTATCACAGCAAACCGAATATGGCCGGCGCGATTGGGGCCGGCGCCCTGTCCGGCATCGCCGGCGGCGCAACGCAGATGTCGGGCCCGCCGCTGATCCTGTTCTGGCTGAGCGGCCCGCATCCCGCGCCAGCGGTGCGGTTCAACCTGATGGCGTGTCTCGCGCTGATCGGCTTCACACTGGTCCTCAGCTATGCGATCCAGGATCTGTTCAAGGCGACGCCCATCGCCCTCGGGCTGCTGCTCTGGCCGATCTACATCGTTTCGGTTTTCCTCGGCGCCACTCTGTTCGGCCGCACATCCGATCGCAGCTACCGCCGCATCGCCTATCTCATCATCGCCGCCTCGGCGGTGTTCAGCCTCCCCCTGTTCGATTCCTGGTTTCGGTGATGACCGAAGTATTTTCAGCGCAGGCCTTCAACACCGTCATTTACGACCCGCGCTTCGTCGCCGCTGTCGGCGTGGCGTTCCTGTCGGGCCTTGTGCGCGGCTTTTCCGGTTTCGGCTCGGCATTGATCTATATCCCGCTGATGGCGGCAATCTACGAACCGCGAGTGGCGGCGATCACGCTGCTGCTGACCGATTTCACGTCCAGCGCACCATTCACCGTGCCGCAGACGCGGCGCTGCAACTGGCGCGAGGTCGCTCCGGTCTGTCTTGCGGCAGCAGCGACGATCCCGTTCGGCGTGCTGGCGTTGCAATATCTCGATCAGACGATCCTGCGATGGGGCGCCGTGGCGCTGATCACCGCCCTGCTGGCGGTGCTGGTGAGCGGCTGGCGCTATCACGCCGAACCGAGATTATCGGCGTCGGTCGGCGTCGGGCTTTTCGCAGGCTTCGGATCGGGCGCATTGCAGATCGCCGGCCCGCCGGCCATCATCTACTGGCTTGGCGGACCGGGCAGCGCTTCGATCATTCGCGCCAACCTGATGGTCTATCTGACCTCGACGCAGCTCGTAGCTTTCCCGCTCTATTACATCCGCGGGCTGTTCAGCGCCGATGTGATTATCCTCTCGCTATTGCTCGGTCCGATCTTCATTGGATCGATGCTGCTTGGATCGCGGATGTTCAAGGGCGCCTCAGACACAGTCTACCGCCGCGCCGCCTATATCATCATCGCCTTGTCGGCGCTGGTGAGCCTGCCGCTGTTCGATGAACTGATCCAGTGAGAGGCCATTGCGGCGGGTCAGGTCATCCCCAGGATCGCGCCGGCGATCGCGCACAGGACGACAACCAGCCATGGCGGCGTTTTCCACATCGTCAGCAGCAGGAACGCCGCGGCACCCACGGCAAAATCCCAGCGGCTCAAAATCCCGGATGTCCAGACCGGGTGGTAGAGCGCGGCCAGCAGCAGGCCGACGACGGCGGCGTTGACGCCCTTGAGCGCCGCCTGCGCGGCCGGTCGCGTCCGCAATATGTTCCAGAACGGCAAGGCGCCGACGATCAGCAGAAACGACGGCAGGAACACCGCGACGAGGCACAGCGCGGCTCCCGCCCAGCCGTTCGGCTGCGGCCCCATCGCTGCGCCGAGGAAAGCAGCAAAGGTGAAAAGCGGGCCGGGCACGGCCTGCGCCGCACCGTAACCGGCGAGAAAGACATCGTTCGACACCCAACCAGGCGGTACGACTTCGGCCTGAAGCAGCGGCAGGACGACGTGGCCGCCGCCGAACACCAGCGATCCCGCGCGATAGAATGAATCGAAAAGAGCAAGGCTCTGGCTCGGAAAGGCCGCCGCGGCGAGCGGCAGCCCGACAAGCAGCGAGAAGAAGATGGCCAATGCTGCAACAGCCACAGTCCGGCTGACCGGCGACGGCAGCGCCACCTGACCTTCAGGCCCGCCATCGCGGAAGAGGGCCAGCCCCACCAGTCCGCCTAGAACGATGGCTCCGACCTGTCCCCATGCCATCGGAATAGCCAGGGTCAATGCCGCCGCTGCCACAGCCAGCGTCGCCCGCTCGCGATCGGGAGCCAGGCTGCGCATCATGCCGAGCACGGCCTGCGCGACAACGGCCACCGCCGCGATCTTGAGCCCGTGCAACCAGCCGCTGCCGAGCGCGTCACCGATGCTGGCGACGCTGTACGCGAACAGCACCATGGCGATGGCGGACGGCAAGGTGAACCCGAGCCACGCGGCAAAGCCGCCGGCAAAACCGGCCCGCAGGAGACCGACAGCGATGCCGACCTGGCTGCTCGCCGGCCCCGGCAAGAACTGGCACAGGGCGACAAGATCGGCATAGTCCTTGTCGTCGAGCCATTTGCGGCGGGCAACGAATTCGTTGCGGAAATAGCCGAGGTGGGCGATGGGACCGCCGAAGCTTGTCAGCCCGAGCCGCAGAAAGACGGTGAAGACTTCAGAGAGCGACCTGTGCTTCCGCACAGTCAGATCGTGATCGCCCGCCATGGATTCCCCTGACAGAAATTCTGCCCTCCCGGCGGAGCACAGTCGCAAGTATCGACGGGCGCAAGTAACCGGACGAAGTAACAATCTGATGTCGTCGCGGGGCAGCAATCTCCGGCGAATTTCAGGACCGCTTCAAGCCCCGGACCATGACCGAACGGCCCCGGTCGCCCTGCGCAACGTTACGCGCTCATCTTCGACATCAGCGAATCCGAGACTTCAAAATTCGCATAGACGTTCTGCACGTCGTCGCTTTCTTCCAGCACCTCGATCATGCGCAGCAGCTTTTCGCCCTGCTCGTCATCGACGGCGAGCGTGTTCTGCGGCTTCCAGATCAATGCCGACTTGCGCGGCTCGCCGAATTTGGCTTCCAGTGCCTTCGATACTTCAGCGAGCGCGTCCTGCGCGGTGTAGATTTCGTGGCCGGTCTCGCTCGAGATCACATCGTCCGCGCCGGCATCGATGGCCGCTTCCAGCATCGCATCGGCGCTGGCGACATCGGCATTGAACTCGACGATGCCGACATGATCGAACATGAAGGACACAGCGCCGGTTTCGGCCATGTTGCCGCCGTTCTTGGTGAAGGCGGAACGCACATCGCCGGCGGTGCGGTTGCGGTTGTCGGTCAGCACCTCGACAATGATGGCAACGCCGCCGGGACCATAGCCCTCGTAGCGCACCTCATCGTAACTCTCCGCGTCGCCGCCCTGGCTCTTCTTGATGGCGCGCTCGATATTGTCCTTGGGCATGTTTTCCGCGCGAGCGGCGATGATCGCGGCCCGCAGACGCGGATTAAAGTTCGGATCGGGCATGCCCATCTTGGCAGCGACGGTGATTTCCCGGCCGAGCTTGGAGAACAGCTTGGAGCGCGCCTTATCCTGGCGCCCCTTGCGGTGCATGATGTTCTTGAATTGGGAATGACCTGCCATGTTCCGGACCGACGCAATCAAGTGAGATTCTGCGCGGCGTTATAGGCGAGGCGTCGGCGAAAATCCAGAACGCGGGCTTTGCGAAATTCAGAGCATTTCCGGCTTGAAATAGCGCCGATAGCTGACCTCCCGGCCCGAAATCATGAACCGGCCGTCGCCCCGGTAATGGACGGTGCGCGGAAAACGCGGCCGCTCCGCGACATGCGCCTTCACCACCTCCCAGACGAACAGGCTGTATTTTTTGACCAGCCTGGCGTCGGCCAGACGGCATTCGAAATTGGCATAACATTCCTTGATCAGCGGCGCCTTCACCTCGGTTGCAGGCTCAGCGGTCAGACCGAATTGCGCGAACTTGTCGATGTCGGCGCCGGAAGAGTTGCCGATGCCGATCACGGTGCGGATCAGATCTTCGGTCGGAACATTGATGACACACTCGCGGCTGCGCCGGACCATCTCGAAGCTGTGATTGTTTTGCCAGATGTAACAGCCGATCAGAGACGGCGAGAATTCCATGATCATGTGCCAGCCCATGGTCATGATGTTGTTCTCGCCCTTCCAGTGCGAGGAGACCAGCACGATCGGTCCAGGCTCGATGAAACGGCGGACGTCGGAAACGGGGAAGTCGGTCTTGCGATATGTTTTCATCCCGCTCCAACATCCGACAATCGGCTTCGATCTGTTACAGCACCGTCTGCATCGGCGCGGCGAAGTAGCGATAGGCGTCGCCCTGCTTGGCGAGATAACCCACGCCCGGCCATGGAAAGTGATACGACACGAATGGCATGCGCTGCGATGCCAGCATGTCGAACACTTTCAGCCGGCTGGCGACGCCCTGCGCACCGTCGGTATCGAAAGCGAAAGCCACACGCGGCGTCTGCGTCGAGATCACGGCGTGATGGGCGATATCGCCGGAATTGAGCAGCGTTTTGCCTTCCGAGGTGACGACGTAAATCGTATGCCCGACGGTATGGCCCGGCGCCGCCATCGCCTGAATGCCGGGCAAGATCTCCTGCCCGTCCTTCACAAACACCATACGATCCTTGTTCGGCAGAAGATGCCGCCGCGTGCCCTCGATCATCGGCTTCATCATGTCGCCCTTAGCCTTGGACTCGTCGGTCCAGAAATCGAAATCGGCCTGCGACATGTAAATCTTTGCATTCGGGAAATTTGGCGCACCGGCGGCCGAGATCAATCCCCAACAATGGTCGGGATGCGCATGGGTCAGCACCACGGCGTCGACGTCTTTCGGATCGATACCCGCGGCTTTCAAATTGGCGAGCAGGCGGCCGCTCTTCGGCCCGAACATTTTCGAGCCGCCATCGCCGGTATCGAACAGCACGAGTTGATTGCCGGTATTGATCAGCAACGTATTCTGATCCATTTCGACATTGTCGGTCGGCAGGAAATTGTCGGCCAGAATCTTCGCCATATCTGCCTTGGACACGCCAGAGAATATGCCATCGCTTGGCGCACCAAGCGAGAGCGGGCCATCCGAAATCACCGTCGCCTCGAAAGCGCCAAGCTTGAAGCGATAGAAGGCGGGCGCCTGCACGTTCTGCATCGGCGCCTTCGCAAAGGCGTTACTGGTCGGCAATGCACCTGCGGCGACCAAAGCCGACAGGCCGGCAAGATATTGCCGGCGATTGAATATGGTTTGATTCAGCATGACATGATCTCCGGAAAACGAACAGTCTGATACCGGATCAATCGCGTTGTCGCGACAATTCTATGACCGGCGCATCAGGGACGGTCATTCCCGGTCGCGCTTTCACCGATCCAGGTATCGTTTTCGATCACGATCCTGCACGGTTCGACCGGCTTGTGGCGTTCGCGGCAGCCGTTGAGCACGGCCTTGCGCGCAGCCTCGATTGTGTTTGCGCCATATTGGGTGGAATAGGACTTTCCGTCCGGCGTCTGCGCAATCGCTTTATAGGTCGGGGCGGCGAGATAGCGTTCGAGGAAGCCGCGGCTCTTTTCCTGCATCTTGAGCTGCTTCATCAATTCGACGATGCGTTCGCGTTTCGTCGTCGGGAGATTATGGAAACGCAGGAATGCATCCATCTCCATCAGCCATTGCAGGCGGCCGGACGCCGTGGCGAACAAGGCGTGCCCGTCGGTGCCGAATTTCTCGAACATCACCAGCTTCACATCGCCGCCGCCATCGAGAAAAGCGCTCTGCATCCGCTCGACGAGAGCCGGACCGAAGAAGCTGTCATTCCTGGCATAGATCCAAAGGCTCGGCACACGGCTGCTGACACCGAAGGTTCTATAGGCATTCACCAGCACGTCTTCCTTCGGGCAATCGGGCATGCGCAGACCGCCGGAAATGCTGATGACGCCGCGCAGATTTTTGGGATTGCGCGCACCGAATGCGGTGACCGCCGCTCCTCCCGCCGAAACGCCGATGGCAATGGCCCGTTCCGGATCGGCATCGGGCCGTTTCGACACCACATCGAGCGTCGCCTGCAGGTCGTCCGCGTCGGCGGCAAGCCGGTCAGCGAATGTTGTGGTCGCGCAGCTCACAGGCGCCGCCATCGGACCGTCGGACTGCCCGAAGCCCCGCCGCATCACGACAACAGCGAGCCAGCCGCGCCGCGCGAGATCGCGCGCAACACCGGTATAATGCGCAGCACGGCTTTCCAGCATGTCGCCGAGGTTGGAGGCCTTGCCATGAGTGATGAGCGCGATCGGCAGCCGCTCTTGAGAGCCGGTCCGTTTGACGACAAGGCCTTCGAGTCGCACCGAACGGTTGTCGATGGTGGTGCGGAAGAAGGTGCGATCGATGGTAAACTCATCGGCCGGCGCTTCCGCCCGCGCAGCATTGTATGCCGCGAACAGCGACACCAGAAAGACAAACGCTCCGGCAAATGTTCGCATGCAATTTACGGTCGTTGAACGATGGCGATGACTATCGATCCGCATCGGAGCACTCGGCAAGAGTCACAACGATAGCCGTCCACATAAACGACGGCCAGTACACCCGGATGACACGACGCCGCACCAGCTATGGACGGGAAGGCCGCTTACGCCTCACGCCCAGAAGTGCGGCACGGCTTCCTCCAGTCGCGCGCCAAGCCGGACCGGGGCAACGCGCGTGGCAAGGCCGGATGCGTCGTCGGTTTCCACGGCCAGGCCGCACAAGGTCGCCGGCCCCGTCGCCGCCTCGAACTTGGCCGACGGGATGCGCCGCATGAAGCGCGACAGAGGCTCATCCTTTACCATGCCGATGACGGAATCATAATCGCCGGTCATGCCGGAGTCAGTCTGGTATGCCGTTCCGCCCGACAAAATCTGGTGATCGCTGGTCGGCACATGCGTATGCGTGCCGACGACGACGCTGACACGGCCATCCAGGAAATGACCCATCGCCTGTTTCTCGCTCGTCACTTCCGCATGGAAGTCGACCAGGATCGCATCGGCATCGCGCTTCAAGGCGCACATGTCGAGTTCGCGATCGATCGCCGTGAAAGGATCGTCGAGCGGATCGAGGAAGATGCGGCCCATCGCATTGATGACGAGCACGCGCGCGCCATTCTTGGCCTCGATCATCGCCGCGCCGCGGCCAGGCGTGCCTTTCGGATAATTGAGCGGACGCACGAGCAGCGGCGCACGCTCGATGAAGACGAGAGCCTCGCGCTGATCCCAGGCATGATTGCCGAGCGTCACCACATCGACGCCGTTATCGATGAATTCGCGGAAGATGCTTTCGGTAATGCCGAAACCGCCGGCCGAATTCTCGCCGTTCAAGACGACAAGATCGAGCTTCCAGTCCGATATAAGGCCGGGCAGCCGTTGATTGACGATAGCGCGCCCGGACCGGCCCACCACGTCACCGATAAACAAAATCCGCAAATATCAGCTCCGGAAATCGATGGTCTCAAGTTCCGTTAGCACAAGGTCGAGCCTCGCGTCGAACGCGGTGGCCGGGACCCGAGGGATCTCCTGCGCGGCAAACGCTACGCCGATTGCGATTACCGGCTTGATCCCCCGGATGCGGGCAATGGTCATGTCGTAATAGCCGGCGCCATAGCCGATGCGGTGGCCGTTGCGATCGAAGGCGGCTAGCGGCACCAGCATGATGTCGGGAAACACCTCGGGCGATTCCGGCCTGGGTTCGCGGATGCCCCAGACGCCGGAGGCCATCTCGTCACCGAACGCCCAGGCGCGCATGATCAGCGGATTGCCGCGCTTGGGCGTGACCGGCAAGGCGAGGCTCGCCCCCGCATCGCCGAGCTTGCGCATCAACGGCACAGGATTGAATTCGCTCTTCATCGGCGAATAGCCGGAGACGATCGTGCCCGGTTTGACACTGACAGGAAACGGCCGCTGCACGACCACCTCGACCGCAGCCACACGTTCGGCTGCCGGCATGGCATCGCGGCGCGCGAGGGCTTCACCGCGAAGAACGGACTTGGGTGGTGTGGCGGTTTGAGTTTTGGTTTCCAAACTGTCGAAGCCCTTCATCTGGTATTCTGGTTTGGCGCAAAAACAAGACTCTTGCGGCCGGGGCGATTGCCATCTGCACCATCGGGCTGAAAGCCTGCTCGCTCAAGAAGTCGCCATGACGCCACGTTCTCGGGCCTGCACTCCGCAACGATAAGATGTTCGGGATAGACGCGAACGAGGGCGCCGATGACACCCCTAACGGCCTCGGAAGCGAATCCGCGCCCTTGTGCGGCGGTCGCGAACCAATAGCCGATCTCGATTGTCTCGCTGTCTCGAATATGTGTTCCGACCGTCCCAAGAAGCGCAGGCTCGCCAAGCATCCACACGCCCCAGAAACAATCTTTGCCGTCCTGATTGCTGCCGATCAGCTTTTCGGCGTTCGCAAGGGTGAACGGCCGCTCCAGGAAATGGATCGCATCAATGATAGCAGGCTCGTCTGTCATGGCACGGAACGCCTCTGCGTCGGCCAGACTCAATTGCCGTATAAAAAGCCGTTCGGTTTTGATGTCGGGCAAACTGAGAAGGAGTTGATCCATGGCCAAAGGGGTAGCCGAGCGGCTGGGATGCATCAACTCACCCGCGCCTCGCGCGGGCACCACGCCGGGAAACAGCACACAACGAAAGAAAAAGCGCGGAGCCGCGATGGCCGTC
The genomic region above belongs to Pseudorhodoplanes sinuspersici and contains:
- a CDS encoding sulfite exporter TauE/SafE family protein, with product MIELPNLATFSTVMAEPRFIAGVGAAVLAGIVRGFSGFGSALIYVPLMAAIYDPKIATVSFVIADYLSMSPYFVQAFRKCHWRDVLPAFLAAATTVPLGTMLQKTADPIALRWGMAAFVTLFVVLLAAGWRYHSKPNMAGAIGAGALSGIAGGATQMSGPPLILFWLSGPHPAPAVRFNLMACLALIGFTLVLSYAIQDLFKATPIALGLLLWPIYIVSVFLGATLFGRTSDRSYRRIAYLIIAASAVFSLPLFDSWFR
- a CDS encoding YebC/PmpR family DNA-binding transcriptional regulator, giving the protein MAGHSQFKNIMHRKGRQDKARSKLFSKLGREITVAAKMGMPDPNFNPRLRAAIIAARAENMPKDNIERAIKKSQGGDAESYDEVRYEGYGPGGVAIIVEVLTDNRNRTAGDVRSAFTKNGGNMAETGAVSFMFDHVGIVEFNADVASADAMLEAAIDAGADDVISSETGHEIYTAQDALAEVSKALEAKFGEPRKSALIWKPQNTLAVDDEQGEKLLRMIEVLEESDDVQNVYANFEVSDSLMSKMSA
- the chrA gene encoding chromate efflux transporter yields the protein MAGDHDLTVRKHRSLSEVFTVFLRLGLTSFGGPIAHLGYFRNEFVARRKWLDDKDYADLVALCQFLPGPASSQVGIAVGLLRAGFAGGFAAWLGFTLPSAIAMVLFAYSVASIGDALGSGWLHGLKIAAVAVVAQAVLGMMRSLAPDRERATLAVAAAALTLAIPMAWGQVGAIVLGGLVGLALFRDGGPEGQVALPSPVSRTVAVAALAIFFSLLVGLPLAAAAFPSQSLALFDSFYRAGSLVFGGGHVVLPLLQAEVVPPGWVSNDVFLAGYGAAQAVPGPLFTFAAFLGAAMGPQPNGWAGAALCLVAVFLPSFLLIVGALPFWNILRTRPAAQAALKGVNAAVVGLLLAALYHPVWTSGILSRWDFAVGAAAFLLLTMWKTPPWLVVVLCAIAGAILGMT
- a CDS encoding flavin reductase family protein, with protein sequence MKTYRKTDFPVSDVRRFIEPGPIVLVSSHWKGENNIMTMGWHMIMEFSPSLIGCYIWQNNHSFEMVRRSRECVINVPTEDLIRTVIGIGNSSGADIDKFAQFGLTAEPATEVKAPLIKECYANFECRLADARLVKKYSLFVWEVVKAHVAERPRFPRTVHYRGDGRFMISGREVSYRRYFKPEML
- the ruvC gene encoding crossover junction endodeoxyribonuclease RuvC, with the protein product MRPACYQSGSMKRPIRILGIDPGLRRTGWGVIACEGNKLVFLACGSVETHERAALAERLVAIHDGLARVVEEFAPDEAAVEATFVNRDGAATLKLGQARGIAMLIPARAGLAVAEYAPNLVKKTVVGAGHAEKAQIRMMIDVLLPKANPRSHDAADALAIAITHAHHRARAELRVVGA
- the ruvB gene encoding Holliday junction branch migration DNA helicase RuvB yields the protein MATERSLVSPEKREDDDTDTSLRPLKLGDFIGQEKARANLDIFISAAKARKEALDHVLFVGPPGLGKTTLAQIVARELGVNFRATSGPVISKAGDLAALLTNLEERDVLFIDEIHRLNPQVEEVLYPAMEDFQLDLIIGEGPAARSVKIELSKFTLVGATTRAGLLTNPLRDRFGIPVRLNFYTEAELELIVTRGARVLGVGITKDGANEIARRSRGTPRIAGRLLRRLRDFAHVDGNKAIDRVVADKALSALEVDNAGLDAMDRRYLTMIARNYGGGPVGVETIAAALSEPRDAIEDIIEPFLIQKGFVQRTPRGRLLTGHAFKHLGLAEPPRDPAQFGLFGQEGESE
- the ruvA gene encoding Holliday junction branch migration protein RuvA, with amino-acid sequence MIGKLKGTIDSYGEDYVIVDVHGVGYQVHCSARTLQSLPSPGEATTLSIETHVREDQIRLFGFASEVEREWFRLLQTVQGVGAKVALAVLSTLRPSDLANAIALRDKAAISRTPGVGAKVAERIVTELKEKVPAFGDVDPAVVKLSGDMDDHRAPQPVRDAISALVNLGYGQPQAAAAIAAASRGAGEGADTAKLIRFGLKELAK
- a CDS encoding NUDIX hydrolase → MSEKVISIVAALIRDEAGRLLLVRKRGTAAFMQPGGKRDAGENDVAALMREIDEELGCQVVAESVRPLGLFDAPAANEPGFRVRAAVYALDVAGPVMPQAEIEEAVWADAAMLSQLHLAPLTRDHVLPLARLP
- a CDS encoding sulfite exporter TauE/SafE family protein, translated to MTEVFSAQAFNTVIYDPRFVAAVGVAFLSGLVRGFSGFGSALIYIPLMAAIYEPRVAAITLLLTDFTSSAPFTVPQTRRCNWREVAPVCLAAAATIPFGVLALQYLDQTILRWGAVALITALLAVLVSGWRYHAEPRLSASVGVGLFAGFGSGALQIAGPPAIIYWLGGPGSASIIRANLMVYLTSTQLVAFPLYYIRGLFSADVIILSLLLGPIFIGSMLLGSRMFKGASDTVYRRAAYIIIALSALVSLPLFDELIQ
- a CDS encoding cytidine deaminase, with the protein product MSEEDQELIAAASEAIKNRYRNDWQEVGAAMRTRDGRIITGVNIDAYLGRMAVCAEAIAIGRSITEGGDKGIETIVAVRHPRPYEADQNIKVVSPCGSCRELIHDYDAKARVIVPNGPEPSAVSIGELLPNKYSRGT
- a CDS encoding MBL fold metallo-hydrolase encodes the protein MLNQTIFNRRQYLAGLSALVAAGALPTSNAFAKAPMQNVQAPAFYRFKLGAFEATVISDGPLSLGAPSDGIFSGVSKADMAKILADNFLPTDNVEMDQNTLLINTGNQLVLFDTGDGGSKMFGPKSGRLLANLKAAGIDPKDVDAVVLTHAHPDHCWGLISAAGAPNFPNAKIYMSQADFDFWTDESKAKGDMMKPMIEGTRRHLLPNKDRMVFVKDGQEILPGIQAMAAPGHTVGHTIYVVTSEGKTLLNSGDIAHHAVISTQTPRVAFAFDTDGAQGVASRLKVFDMLASQRMPFVSYHFPWPGVGYLAKQGDAYRYFAAPMQTVL